From the genome of Pungitius pungitius chromosome 21, fPunPun2.1, whole genome shotgun sequence, one region includes:
- the tlcd3bb gene encoding ceramide synthase, producing the protein MLTILAAGSVFFPGLFLLSKQCLKSIPALRWSEGDAVIVSARLVSSIQAVMASSAGYIIASSCEDILEDQHWLTSAYIVFAVPYFMYDIYAMFMCYWYKLRVKGHEEASAAPQHMSTAMSSYLRREFLMVLHHVVMVTVCFPISVFWRQGKGDYFQGVLFMAELSTPSVCLGKILIQYKQQHTLLHKVNGALMLITFFICRVLLFPYLYYAYGRYASIPFHMVPLSVPWHCNLGAALLMAPQLYWFSLIFRGAVRLFTGSSRSRRPAAAKERRQADGSAPPPQQQPANGYSARPSEPEMSAH; encoded by the exons ATGCTGACCATTCTAGCCGCTGGGTCCGTGTTCTTTCCAGGCCTTTTCCTGCTGTCCAAACAATGCCTGAAGTCAATCCCAGCTCTAAGATGGAGCGAAGGCGACGCAGTCATTGTATCCGCCAG GTTGGTTTCATCAATTCAGGCAGTCATGGCTTCTTCAGCTGGCTACATCATTGCTTCTTCCTGCGAGGACATCCTGGAGGACCA GCATTGGCTGACCAGCGCTTACATCGTGTTTGCAGTTCCCTATTTCATGTATGACATCTACGCAATGTTCATGTGCTACTGGTACAAGCTTCGGGTCAAAGGGCACGAGGAGGCCTCAGCAGCGCCCCAGCACATGAGCACAGCGATGTCCAGCTACTTGCGTCGCGAGTTCCTCATGGTGCTGCACCACGTTGTCATGGTCACCGTCTGCTTCCCCATCTCTGTG TTTTGGCGACAAGGAAAGGGCGATTATTTCCAGGGTGTCCTGTTCATGGCCGAGCTCAGCACGCCGTCTGTCTGCTTAGGAAAGATTCTCATCCAG tACAAACAGCAACACACTCTCCTGCACAAAGTCAACGGGGCTCTCATGCTGATCACTTTTTTCATCTGTCGAGTCCTCCTCTTCCCTTACCTCTACTACGCCTACGGAAG GTACGCGTCCATTCCCTTCCACATGGTTCCCCTGTCGGTGCCGTGGCACTGTAACCTCGGCGCCGCTCTGCTCATGGCCCCCCAGCTCTATTGGTTCTCCCTGATCTTCAGGGGCGCCGTGCGACTTTTCACGGGCTCCTCCCGCTCCCGGCGCCCGGCCGCGGCCAAGGAGAGGAGGCAGGCGGACGGCagcgcgccgccgccgcagcagcagcccgcCAACGGCTACAGCGCGCGCCCCTCTGAGCCGGAGATGTCCGCCCACTGA